The nucleotide window AAAGTCAGCGGTGAGGCCCTGGCTGGAAACCTGGGTTTCGGTATCGACCAAGAGGTGCTGGCTACCATTGCTGCACAGATAAAGGAAGTACGGGAACTGGGGGTGGATGTGGCCATAGTCGTCGGTGGCGGTAATATCTGGCGCGGAGTAAAGGGGAGTGCCAGGGGAATGGACCGAGCCACGGCTGATTATATGGGGATGCTGGCAACGGTTATCAACGCCCTGGCCCTGCAGGATGCCCTGGAAAGCCAGGGAGTGGACACCAGGGTGCAGACGGCCATTGAAATGCGCCAGATCGCCGAGCCATATATCCGCCGGCGTGCCATCCGCCATCTAGAAAAAGGACGGGTGGTGATTTTCGCCGCTGGTACGGGCAATCCCTATTTTTCCACGGATACTACCGCGGCTTTACGGGCGGCCGAAATTGAAGCCGACGTCATTCTGATGGCCAAACGGGTCGACGGGGTATATGATTCTGATCCGGAGAAAAACCCTGATGCCAAAAAATATACGGATCTCGACTACCTTGAGGTCTTGAACGGCGGCCTCGGGGTGATGGATGCGACTGCCACCTCCTTATGCATGGACAACCGTATTCCCATAATAGTCTTTGGCATAAAAGAAAGGGGCAACATCCTGAAAGCCGTTATGGGTGAACCTATAGGCACCTTTGTCGGGAGGTTAGAGTGATGCTTGAGGAGATTTTAAAAGAAGCTGAAGGCAGGATGCAAAAGGCAGTCGAGGGCTTGCGGCGGGAAATGGCCACCATCAGGGCGGGACGGGCCAACCCGGCACTTCTAGAAAAGGTCACCGTTAACTATTATGGGACGCCGACGCCCATCAACCAGCTGGCTACCATTTCTGCCCCGGAAGCACGGCTTTTAGTAATTCAGCCATGGGATCGCAATGTTCTGCCAGAAATGGAAAAGGCCATTTTAAAATCGGACCTCGGCCTGACACCCGCCAGTGACGGTACCGTCATTCGTATTGTCATACCCCAGTTGACGGAAGAACGGCGAAACGAACTGGTAAAGATGGTGCGCAAAAAAGCGGAAGAATTCCGGGTCATCGTACGCAACGTCCGGCGGGAAGCCAATGATAAGTTAAAGGCTCAGGAGAAAAACAAAACTGCCTCCGAAGATGAGGTCAAACGGGCCCAGGAAAAGGTGCAAAAACTGACGGATAACTATATCCAAACCATTGATAAAATCCTGGCTAACAAAGAAGCGGAAATTATGGAGGTCTAACCTTGTCCCTCGACGAGTGCCTGGGCCTGCCTTTGGCCGAGGCTAAAAGGTTACTGGCGGCCGGTGGCTGGCAGATATGGAGATACTCCTTTACCGGTCCCC belongs to Moorella humiferrea and includes:
- the pyrH gene encoding UMP kinase, whose protein sequence is MGQPKFKRVVLKVSGEALAGNLGFGIDQEVLATIAAQIKEVRELGVDVAIVVGGGNIWRGVKGSARGMDRATADYMGMLATVINALALQDALESQGVDTRVQTAIEMRQIAEPYIRRRAIRHLEKGRVVIFAAGTGNPYFSTDTTAALRAAEIEADVILMAKRVDGVYDSDPEKNPDAKKYTDLDYLEVLNGGLGVMDATATSLCMDNRIPIIVFGIKERGNILKAVMGEPIGTFVGRLE
- the frr gene encoding ribosome recycling factor produces the protein MLEEILKEAEGRMQKAVEGLRREMATIRAGRANPALLEKVTVNYYGTPTPINQLATISAPEARLLVIQPWDRNVLPEMEKAILKSDLGLTPASDGTVIRIVIPQLTEERRNELVKMVRKKAEEFRVIVRNVRREANDKLKAQEKNKTASEDEVKRAQEKVQKLTDNYIQTIDKILANKEAEIMEV